The DNA region GCGATCGAGGCCGCGCATGAGGCCTTGGCCGACGCAAAAGTCGACGTGAAAGATGTCGATGCTGGATGGGTAGCAACGATGTGGCAATGTACCGGAGCTGCGCTGGCCTTGCCGCTGAAGATGCAGTTTAAGCCTGTCACTAGAGTTGAGAACGCCTGTGCCAGTGCAATCGATGCACTCAGGAATGCAGCGTTTGCCGTAGCGGCGCATGCGTATGATGTTGTGCTGGTAGTAGGAGTGGAGAAGTTGAAGGACATGGGAGAGGCGGGGCTTCCGCCTGGCGGAATGCCTTCTCAGCACACAGTTTACGAGGCAGATTTCACGGCTCCGGGCACCTTTGCTCTGGCGGCTACCCGATACTTCAGCAAATACGGGCTGACACCTGCCGAAGGGAAAAAGATGCTGGGTATGATCTCGGTGAAGAGTCACCACAACGGCGACAGAAACCCCAAGGCTCATCTGCGGACGGAGATTACACTGGAAAAGGCAATGAACGCCCCGCTAATTGCCTGGCCTTTGGGTTTGTTCGATTGTTGTGGCGTAACCGATGGCGCTGCGGCAGCGGTGATTTGCCGCCCGGAAGATGCCAAGAAGTTCAGAAGTGACTATGCGCTGATTAAGGGATTTGGGCTTTCCATAGGTGCCGGCATGGGCGCCGTGAGAACGGACTATGATTATACGATCTGGCACGAGACTGTATATGCAGCCCAACAAGCTTATGCAGATGCCGGAATAAAGAACCCCCGTAAAGAATTGTCTCAGCTTGAGGTGCATGACTGTTTTACCATTGCTGAGCTTATTGCGGTCGAATCTCTTGGTGTCTGCGAGAGAGGCCATGCGAAGGAAGATATTGAGTCAGGAGCCTGGACACAGGAAGGAGAGATTCCGGTCAACTTGAGCGGAGGATTGAAATCATTCGGACATCCTATCGGTGCAAGCGGCGTGAGGGAAGTGGCCGAAGTGGTCAGGCAATTGCAGGGCAGGGCCGATGAACCTTCGCGGCAACTCAAGAATCCCAAGATGGGCCTGGTTCATAACCAGGGCGGCGTTCCAGGGAAGTTCATGGCTGGAATTGCCATCTTGGGATTGCCCGAATAAAAGGGAGAGCCGGGAAGCCCGTCAGATTAAGCTTTGAGTTCAGGTAAAGGAGGGTGGCAAATGGCCAAAGGGGAGATTGTTATCGATGAGAAGGCCTGCAAGGGATGTGGATTCTGTGTCAAGTTCTGCAACCAGGGGTGTCTGGAAATGGGTAAGGAGCTTGGCGCTTTAGGTAATTTAGCTGCGGTAGTGGCACATCCAGAGAAATGCAATGCTTGTGCTATATGTGGCTGGATGTGCCCTGATTACGCGATTACCGTCTACAAATATACTGAGGAGAAAGCCCCGGTCAAGAAATAACTGCGGTATCGCCAACCACAGGATGTTACAACAGGAGTCTTTGGGCGCATATCGAAGCGGGGAGATTGAACTATGAACAAATCAAAAAGCGGAAAAGAGACATCTAGCCCGATAGACAAGGCGATAGTTACCGGTAATGAGGCAGCATGTTTGGGAGCGGTCAGGGCAGGCTGCCGCCACTTCTTCGGCTATCCCATAACCCCACAGAATGCGGTGACAGAGTGGTTTGCACAGGAGTTGCCGGCAATGGGCGGGCGCTTTGTGCAGGCGGAATCTGAATGGTCGGCGGCAGCCATGCTGTTCGGTGCGGCCGCTGCCGGAGTGAGGGTTATGACCTCAACCTCCAGCCCCGGGTGGGGGCTCATGCAGGAGGTTGTCTCCAATATTGCGGGAGCCAACTTGCCTGTGGTGATCATGGATGTGCAACGGGGAGGACCTGGCCAGGGTTCAGTACAGCACGCTCAGATGGATTATCTCTCGGCAACTCGAGGCGCGCACGGCGGGTATAAAAACATCGTGCTCGCTCCGAACTCGGCGCAGGAGACTTTTGAGCTGATTCAGACAGCCTTTTATCTGGCCGACAAGTATCGGAACCCGACAATAATACTGAGCGACGGTATCATCGGGATGATGGTGGAATCCATTGAGATGCACCCCATGGAATTCGAGCCTTTGCCTCCCAAGGACTGGGCACTTAGAGGTTTCGCCAAAAAGGGCGGAAAGTTTGATTATGTTTTCGGCGGATATGGCACGACGCCCTTCTATAAACAGGCGCTTACGGGCTATTTCAATAAATATGAGGCCATGAAGAAGGCAGAGGTCCGATACCAGGCGATTGAGATCGATGATGCCGATCTCGTTATGGTGGCCTTTGGTTACGTGTCGCGTACCTGCATAGATGTGGTGAACATGGCTCGCGCTGAAGGACTGAAGGTCGGACTGTTAAGGCCAATAACGCTCTGGCCTTTCCCTTATGAAGCCGTCAGACAAAGAGCGGCTAGGGGGGCAAAGTTCCTCGTGGTCGAGGATAATCTGGGATGCATGATTGAGGATGTGGTCATGGGTGTAGAGGGCCGGGCGGAAGTTAGTTCGGTGAACATGTTGGCCCGCCATCTGGATACCGGCGCGGGAATGATCCTTCCTGATGCGGTCATGCAGAAAGTTAGAGAAATGCTTTCAGGGAGGAGTCAGGGATAATGGAGAAGCAGAAGATTTACGGAAGGCCCGCCTTGAAAATGTTTGCCACCGGAACATATGGGACATGTGCGGGTTGCGGGCATCCTCTTATCGGTCGAATAATCTATGAATGCCTGGATGAACTCGGGATCAAAGATCGTACCATACAGGTATCGGGTGTGGGTTGCACAGCGTTTATCAGTATGACCACACTCATCGATACGGCTCTCTGTACACACGGAACAGCCCCCGCGGTGCTCACCGGTATCAAGCAGGCCCTGTATGATGAGCCGATAGTCTATGCCATTCAGGGTGATGGGGATGCTGCCGCTATCGGTGCCGGAGCTCTCATCAACGCCGCCGTTCGCGGCGAGAGAATAACGATCATCATGGCCAACAACGCCAACTACGGCACGACCGGCGGACAAATGGGCCCGACAACTTTAGCAGGACAGGTGACAACCACCTGTCCCCAAGGGCGAGACCCCATTAAGCATGGATGGCCGGTGCATACGGCTGAGATGCTGGCCACGATAAAGTCGGTTGCCTATAGTGCTCGTGGGGCGGTTAACAGTCCTAAGAATTTCCAGCAGGCCAAGAAATAT from Dehalococcoidia bacterium includes:
- a CDS encoding acetyl-CoA acetyltransferase, with product MAESIKDKVAIIGTGCAKFGERWNVSAADLAIEAAHEALADAKVDVKDVDAGWVATMWQCTGAALALPLKMQFKPVTRVENACASAIDALRNAAFAVAAHAYDVVLVVGVEKLKDMGEAGLPPGGMPSQHTVYEADFTAPGTFALAATRYFSKYGLTPAEGKKMLGMISVKSHHNGDRNPKAHLRTEITLEKAMNAPLIAWPLGLFDCCGVTDGAAAAVICRPEDAKKFRSDYALIKGFGLSIGAGMGAVRTDYDYTIWHETVYAAQQAYADAGIKNPRKELSQLEVHDCFTIAELIAVESLGVCERGHAKEDIESGAWTQEGEIPVNLSGGLKSFGHPIGASGVREVAEVVRQLQGRADEPSRQLKNPKMGLVHNQGGVPGKFMAGIAILGLPE
- a CDS encoding thiamine pyrophosphate-dependent enzyme → MEKQKIYGRPALKMFATGTYGTCAGCGHPLIGRIIYECLDELGIKDRTIQVSGVGCTAFISMTTLIDTALCTHGTAPAVLTGIKQALYDEPIVYAIQGDGDAAAIGAGALINAAVRGERITIIMANNANYGTTGGQMGPTTLAGQVTTTCPQGRDPIKHGWPVHTAEMLATIKSVAYSARGAVNSPKNFQQAKKYVKTAFQKQMDDVGFSFVEILDFCPTNWKMSPVNALDWVEKRMIPEFPLGEFRNVDSIV
- the vorB gene encoding 3-methyl-2-oxobutanoate dehydrogenase subunit VorB, with product MNKSKSGKETSSPIDKAIVTGNEAACLGAVRAGCRHFFGYPITPQNAVTEWFAQELPAMGGRFVQAESEWSAAAMLFGAAAAGVRVMTSTSSPGWGLMQEVVSNIAGANLPVVIMDVQRGGPGQGSVQHAQMDYLSATRGAHGGYKNIVLAPNSAQETFELIQTAFYLADKYRNPTIILSDGIIGMMVESIEMHPMEFEPLPPKDWALRGFAKKGGKFDYVFGGYGTTPFYKQALTGYFNKYEAMKKAEVRYQAIEIDDADLVMVAFGYVSRTCIDVVNMARAEGLKVGLLRPITLWPFPYEAVRQRAARGAKFLVVEDNLGCMIEDVVMGVEGRAEVSSVNMLARHLDTGAGMILPDAVMQKVREMLSGRSQG